AGTTGCGTGGAATCGATCGAGTCCTTCATTTTATGATTGAAAATCGTCaggtttgattaattaagctGTTAAAATAATTCAAGTTGACTATTAACATGTATGATACCGTATAAACATTAAGATTTGGTTACAACAAAATATATGCACAGTACAAATCTTGCTTTGATGACTTACATGTTTAGATGGTAACATACCCGGAGAAATCACTTCATACTTACTAGTATCGCTGTGAAGTGTGCAATAAAATTGTAGACAGCTTCTTGGCTACATGGTAGGACAGTATATACTTATTTCACTGcaatgtagatgtaaatataatgtttgacagtacttgtaaaattaaaaacctATGGACTATATTGCAATTCTCaatcaaaataatgataaagTTTGGtggtgaaaaaaataccacaagctgttcttgattcgtgagtatgacaTTTACGGCAAATGTACCTttttaaacatgatttaaagttttttctacaaaacttattttatgttttgtgtttttgtacTGTTACATGTGATATTTTTCTCGACCTGTAGATTTGTGTTGCAGGAGTCCTGAAGGCGAAGCTCCCCACAGGGATAATTCCAGGTACTGGTTTGGTCTCCACGCGCCAGACCCTAGCGACATGACGTCACTGAGGTGGGCTGACTGTACAGCTCCTTCTTGGATCGAATGGAGAAGTAATGGCCGTAACTATATTCCTGATCACCCATGCTTAGCTTTCGATGTATACTTCAAGCCGTTCAGCACAGTTCTTTTGAAAATCTGGCTGGCCGAATCCTGCCCCGTAAATAACTATTTCGTCTGTAGCGAACCACTAACGGGTAAGTTAAGCAAACAATGTAAAGCACTTTTTCGCATTTTCATTACATTTCAGTTTAGTGCAGTTGCCATTAAATTTGCTTTtcttgtaaataaatgtttttcgAAAAAGTGACAATGAAATGTTATTTGCTTCTGTTCACGTTTAGTTGGTCATGCGTGAAAATCTATATTTTGTTCTATTGTAATTGACATTTGGCTTTGATAGGGATTCAAATATTTCGCCActgatatttttataacaagCTTAACCTTTTTTATTAGATTCATCCAGTTTTTTTCCATTTCAGCGACAAATGGAGAGTGTATCACGCATGGCTGTGACGAATATGTCCGGGTAGTCTCGGGTAACAATGAATGTGAGAACATGTGTACCGTTAGCTCCCCAGATTGCCGCACTAACTTTACCATCATTTCCGGTTTAGGAATTTGTCATGTATTCTCCGTAACTACAATCGCACAGACTGTATTCAATAGGGTGTGTTTTCTAACTGGAAATGATATAATAAATCCTTGCACAGGAAATAACGGTGAGTAGAGGTTCAAATCAAATGGGAATAACTCACGTGCCATCTGATACCTGATAAAGTTTTGCGgtattattgtttctattggtgatggaattaCGCGTAAAGATATATTgtagcgggaagattacaaataaTTACGTTCCGTCACCACCGgggatactagtcccgcacaaacgttgtCGGGCATCACGTGGTACCtgaattattttcattgatataacataaaaacatatGGTGCTCTAAATTAATCGAGAATCATTTTATGGTCTTTAATTCATTCTAATTCCAAAAATGCTTATTCCTTGACGGATCTACTTTTTTCAATGATATTCATAGTTGTATTAGCCAATCAAAGGTAACGTTACAAACTAAGACGTCATATTGTACGTTATGATGTTATCACAAGAAAATTTTTGAAGTATGAAATTCTTAGACAACTATCCTTTCGGTCATTCCTATGCActctttataaaatatattcaaagtacatgtagtagTAGTATGTTTCTTATATAGTTTGAAGTACACAGTTGGTTGTGAAATGAATCTTTATTGAACTGAACTGATTTCTATATTACAGGGTTCGGAGATACTAGTGACATAGTCAGTACTGATCCAAATCCTTCTGGCATTTGTCTAactcaacaacaacaaacaacatcaAGTTTTAGTGCAGgtataacaacaaaaaataccGGAATACCGAATTGAGAGCAAACTTATTAACGAAAATGATTCtcgattgtttgtttgtttgaataattaacaACCAGGcgcatgtaaagacggcctcccatgtatgcggtgtgtagcgtgtatgcaGTGCGTGGTGCGTTCTTTGGatgactgtggtatgttcgtattgtgtcttATTGAacagtggaactcttgccctttttatagtgttatatcgcTGAAGCATTGCGCCAAAAACACccagcaacacaccccacccggtcacattatactgacaaagggaGAACCGGTCGTCACACTTGATTAATAAGAACGTGCTATAAAtaagataaacatatatacGGTGTATATTACCAAAGGAAATAAACCTGATGTTTCAGAAGCGTGAGCGTCTTCCGCTTTTTTAATTGACACTTGACATACAAAATTAGATCGAACTTAAGTTGATAACttattttaataaccaagacTTTCAATTCTTAACATCcattcattttgatataactcTCTAACTAAGCCAAAGTTTCATAAACTTGCTTTATTTTTAGGAAATTCATTACCTTTAATTTCCATAGGGAAGTACTCGAAAATATCAGGACGGAAAAAACTTACTTAAGTTAAGATACACTTTCTAAACATTCTTTGTTGCTTTCCTATTGAGAGTTAAAGTGTTTGCTTAAGATAAAGGATATTGATGGAGTAAGAAAACTACGACAGACAGATTTGTGGTTAAGATATTATAGATAACTCCATAAATGATAAGGAAATGGGATAAGTTTAATGTAGCAAAAAGACCTGAATATCTGTTGTTGAACTATGATCTTAATTTGTGTCTGTTTGTTAACAGCGGATACAACTATCACTACTGAAGTTGCGACAACTGCAGACGTACCGACGACAGAGGCACGACAAACCACGTCCTCACCAATGTGTGTGTGtacttgtaataataataatcaacCTGAACTTACGCTTGAGGAAAAGGTCGAACAAATCAAAAGAGAGCTCACGGTGAATAAGAAAAATACGTCTCTCCATAAACGAAAGTTCATAAGTGCGAGTGATGACAGGATGTCTGCTACTGGTATAGGATCGTTTGGAGTGGGGATGCTTGTTGCTGTCCTCCTGTCCATCTGTATAATGGATCTAGGTACGCTAAAGGCAGATCTACAGAATATGCTCAGCAATATCCGGAGTTGTTTCTGTAGGGACAAGGACGAATGTCACGTGCGGCATGTGCGCCATGTGGATACTTCCAAATCGAAAGTGGAAATGTTTATATCGTCAAGTGTTCCTGTGGTATTGAGTTCCACTTCCTCCCCAGTTAAAAATAAATCTGAGAGGGAGGACATTAGAGGAGACTTGCTATCGGTACCGAAAGACAATGGAATTTCGAAAACATATAGTTCACCGTCTCCTTCATGCAGTGGTTCAACATCAACAGTGACATCAAGAAGTTCCTCGAACAGATCGGACAGAGCTTCCAATATCTCACCAAAGTACAACGGGTCTTTATCCAAGACTTCTTCAAACACCTCACACCTTTCCAGGAACACTTCTAAATCCTCTGCGAGGTCCTCATCAGGAGTGGTGTCGGTGAAGGAAAGCGATATGCCAAGCGACGGGGATATACAACTTAGCAGGTTGTCCAAAAGCGATCGCGATGCACTGGTACAAAGAATCACGGGTACAGACATTCAGACTAGGCATAAAAGTCTCAGAAGCACCGACAAGGAGCCAACATGGCTAGGAATGGTTTGATTGGTGAAAGTTGGAATTGTGAATTTTCGACTTAAATAATTGTCATATACGGTGCtgagaaatatattttatcaagcTGTGTTTCAGATTGATGATACTGGCAAAACCATGTTTGTATCACGTGGGTATATGCtgttttaattctttttaaaatgaCAAGTCAATATGTTTAACATAGCGAGCATTCGATTTGTGAGAGCGTTACATTGCTTTATATGAATACTAAATAATATTTGCCAGGAAATAGTATTAAGGCGGCGTATGCGTGGACATCACCTTTGgtgtatgtattttatctaCAGTGGCTTCAAATCCGTTATTCTTCTAGTAATGAACACCATGGTATACCGTGTACCTAAGAGTCAGTGTGAACGGGTACGATATCTTATCAGATCAAAGGCTATTAATGCAGGGGATTAGCGTGTAAATAAGTTCCTCGTGGTGTTATGTGTCCAGAATTACCACACTGTGTGTTGATAAAACACTGATTATAAAATATGCACTGTATGCGCCATTGACATACTTAACCCATGCATGTATTCACTATATGTCAGACAAGTGTAACAGAGCAAAATCCTGGCCGATGGCTTGTAAGGTAAATAACCTTCAGACTTCGTGACACAAATCTGCTGCTGCAACGTTGCAGCTGCAATTACATTTTAGAGACGTATCCCACATAAATCGCAGTCAATTATTGATCTGAAAGCGACAAGTATCTGAAAAGCAATCAAATTTTGGAAGTACTGTAAATGTTCCATGGTTTTATTATAAAAGATATGCTGATACAATAACATACAATCTGATGGCAAAGGGTATGTGCAAATATTTGTGAGCAAACCAAATCCGATTGTTCTTATTTATTCAATGATTCTAGGAAAACtagtattttttatatactCGTATATAGATATGTTCttattgtaaatgtttatatgGTTATTGGTTATGCTACAACCAATGTTTACCATTCTAAATGTTTCTTTTATTGTTAAGGAGTTCCCTTTGTTATATTGTCAGTGAGAGATGGTTTTATTCATTGTTTacttaatatgtaaataaattcaGGTTTGTATATCTATACCTCTTAATATTTACATCGCATTTGGTAAAATGTCACCTGCTGTGTTCATAACATGGTTTTACacgtaaaggcgactaaatttgtgagttatttttttttctattcttcATAACTAACTGATCGTCCTAACGATTATCTTGACATGGCCTCGGATTTCGCCCGGAATTTAGCTTCGCGAATGTTATATTAAATCCCTTGGTCTAGACAAACTATTGTGATAGTTTCAGTTCCAACTTAACGTCAAGCATATTGGgtatgggacgactggtttgtacGGTAAGTATAATTTAAACCAACGTTTCTCGCGATTAAAACGCTTTATGCTatttttcgcagtgaaatattatgagactctttcatatgtggatatgaaggatagtgatattctacccgagaaTCACAAAATGTCGAAAaggttttatggtgaaaatTTCCACTTGCTTTTGACCAAccggaatgcagcattgacagtgaaatATCATtctgattgttacgtcattagtttgtgcaCAAAAACATCgttatatttttgtgtagaaatgtgGCGTTATGTTCACAAAAATACGTCGTAATAAGCGCATAGGCAAAttactctgtaaaatgcaatgGCGGAATGACCTTTGGCGGAACTAGTTGTGTtagtgatggtcttctgtaaatggaagcGAGAAAACTAATGTATTAAATAGAACAttcattgtttcttgatgaataccagttttATATTTCATCTTGTGAAGTCGAAACTCTGTTATTTTTCACGAGTGCGATTCAACTCACTTGATGAAAcataactggtattcatcaagaaacaatgaaTATCCTCTCTGTATCGTTCTTGTAGTTGATTATTTTCCTTGACAAATTGTATTGTCTGCGAAAGGCGTAAAAGTTATTTCACGAAAATATGTTGGTTTACATTAATATAACCGGctgtttgatattttgacaGTATGCttaagtgatataacactatataaaAGGGTCTGATATTAGGTATTACGCAggtataccgcagtctctcaaaacgtAAACACAAGAAGATCTCCATAAACTGGTAGCATGGGGTGATACATATCTCTTGAAATTTCATCCTGAAAAATGTGTACACATGCACTATCTTTTTTGTGTCAGCTTAAACCATTGTCACTGCCGGTGACGTGGCGATATTCACAGGTGTTGGTTAGAAGTCACTGGTACATTGTAAGAGAATTTTACTGCAAGTTGTCCACGtcatatacacatatacttCGAACTGAAAATCAGCGATGTCATCGTATAGGCCGCCATACATCTCGCACCTGTTAACAGGtacatatttctatattttgcgTCAGCAAATGGACATTTAACTACTATACTTGACATGCTTGATGAAATACTTCAAACTTTCGAGGTGGATATCCTTAAATGTGAGAACCTATACTATTTTTTGCGACAAATGcattttcagtgatatatcttgtgtctatatttttatttcaataaagatTGTAGGCATGTTCCCATTGACAGTGATCAAATGTTAGGTAATTAATTAATCAGTTACAACTCTTTTTTTACtttgtatatacaatattattttttcttacgTTTTTGCTACTTTTCGTTGGCTATATATGCTATGAGATACCTCTAACAGCACTAATACAGATATCAATTGGCAATTTCATCCTCACAACTATGTTATATCTATGTACGAGTTGGAGAGTccaatacatataaatacaaaaatatatgtcaaacgtattacaaaaatatcttttatgGATCAGCTGTTTAAACAATTGTCGCTGTTAGTAGTGATAATTACAGGGACTGGTCGTATTACACATATGTAGATATGATTAGGAGAAACGAAATCTAGAGTTATCGAGATTGTATTCACATAGAAATGAAATAGAACGAAACAAACAGATACTCTACTTAACATGTAATAATACAAATCAGTTTATGAATGGTCTatgtcaaaatgatttttgttcaattattttaatatttatctcAGTTAAAACGCAAAGATTTGAATTCTAAAGAAATGAATACTTATAAAGAGCGATTTTAGttgtaatataattatattttattgttttacatttagtACTTTCAAACACGTGTGTTTAATGTACTTAAGTGTAATCAAAGCGCCCCTAAATCCTGATTGGCCACCCTATAGATGTACCctgataaaaattatatatacagtgttaTAATTCTACACTTGCATCTACACTTGTATATATCCCATGGATTTTCGTTGGCAGGTGTTTGAGTATCCTACTGAGGTACATTATGTAGGTCGCACCTGTTAGCTTTTGTTTCATGGGTAATCCCCTCTGATACGATTCAGCTGGAGAGATAGTCTTAGTGAGTGTGGTAGAAAGATAGGGTGAGAGATAGGAACTAGGAGAGAATATAGAGAGAACAGAAACACATCTGTAAAATATACTCAAAAGGTTAGAAGCTAAAAATCAAACCTAATGAAAATTACATTGTATCTACCATCACTGTTGACAATGGATGATGTACCTACCAACAGGAAGAGCTTAAACAAAAATCCAGATAGTAAAAAGTACTTTTGTCTAATGATTCTTTTAAACCGCAAAACCCACGTCATAATCTGAAACACCACATTATATTTCAACGTCTTTTGTTTTAATACACATAATGTAAACAAGCTCTTGATTTGTTTTTCtcttaaaacaaattaacaagaaaaaaatcaatagcaACACTATGTATAATGTTTTGTAACACAAGGACAATCGATGGTATACAAACAAAAGGCGTGGTAAACTGGAAAGTTGAATGACTCGGATGAGAAGTTCGACATCATCATTTCCGCCGTAAGACTGGTTACCCAAAGATAAAGACCCGGATCGAAATGTCGTCATCATCAATTCCAATAATAAATTAATTCCAATAAAGGTAACTAAATTGCGCCATTACAATTATACACCatagggatctgagaattagttacatattatataatcatggacatATTATTCTAATTGTGAACTTTTATATGTTGGATCGCCATCTACAGGCAGTTGATTCTGTGTCTACATTGGATCACCAATTCAAGAGAACATTGATTTGATTTATATGAAATGTGCCACTATTGTGTTTAttcataatatacaaatacCTGAACCAAATACAATTAAGAAGCAAATACCaattgaattcttcgttttgtTTCCTGCGATTTATATCATTACCAACGTTTCGAAATGAATCTGAAAACAACACAAATTTTCCTTATTAAATTTGTCAAAAATCTAGAGTAATGTTTATCATAATGAGGCTTAAatcgtcttaatgacggcactttTTACAGATGTGttggatgattttgaaaggaaaattatcactctttccaacggtagtaaacgtttttatgacgatgtactagaaatatgtttttatagccgctaaaggtaggTGGGTTGGAAATTTTGAGCCTGTGAGCTTGCCAACCTTCTAGTATATAgcaccatgtagagtatgatttttatagGTTTTTTTATCTAGATCTCTAAAACGTCTTAGGACACTTTGGtaggtccatgattatataatctgtaactaattcttaGATCCCTGTGTTTACAAACCTTTTCATTATGACATTACAAATATTGTCATTGTATGAATTTGTATTTGCAGCGTCTAGCAGTCACTGAAAATAACTCTCAATCAGAActttaacagaaatatattttatctatacAATGAATcgacatacaaatatatgtaacaatGTTTGGTGAAACAATGTTTAAAAACGAGGTTATTTTGAACAACTAGATAACATTTGGTTTGTCAAGTAATATTGAAACTTCAAAAACATATTGTAATTCAAAATCAAGTCAAAACTGTCTATGAAAGACACAAAATGGACATCGTGAAGATGTTATACGGAGGTAAATTATGTAGTTAATTTACCAAATGGGATTGATGcatctgtcctttatagacactTCTTATAGAAGTGACCATTACAGCCGGTTTTATTGTGACTgaattaaaaaattcaaaaggcaAGCGAGACCGGGTATAGTTACGCAATGACTAGACTATCAATATCGCCACGAAGTAAAGGACCAGGCCCAAACATGTATTCTGCTTATCTAAACTTAACTTATATTTTGTCTTCTTATAGTTTGATTGTCTGTTTCTTTCAATTGATAGTCAAGGTTAGTTGAGTACATGTGCATTTGAGGTGGAGAAAAGCCAGAGTACAAGAGGGACAACTATCCCATCTGAGGGCCGAATTCGAAACTTAGAGGTGGCCTTGATTGATAgacagaagacacaacacaacgAAAAAGCAAGAACGATTAAGATAAATATAGTGTTCATTCAGCACATTATTACCTTTAGCAAAAATACTAACCAAAACAATCTGCTCTATCAATATAGGAACAAGGGATACTAAAGTGATCCCTCCAATCCAGATGCAAACACATTCAGTTCAGGGCATTTACAATTTGGAATATCCTCCATCCAGCAGTGTCAGGATAAGTGAGGCGACTGAAGAATTCTTGGCTTTTTGCAAACTGATGACGCACAGTAATGTTTCTGTCACattccatcctcgatactccaggggttccgatcacttacgatctctacactcctggactatgtcatagtgaaattgaaagCAGCTCAGCGGAAAGATTTCCTTCGAAGACTACAGAGAgggcgacgcctaacatcaaagccatatagtcgaccacagtgtaccgttcgactaaattacctgttctgttctgttgtctccagttttactatgagatagtccaggagtgtagagatcgtaagtgatcggaacccctggagtatcgaggatggtcacATTCCACCGGCACACAGTATGTGTAGTAAATGCCAAACAAAGAATCCAAGTGACTGTCTAAAGAATGAATCAACTGCATAGTGGAGTATGTACGTAACCATGGGAGCGAACCAAGACGACGCATTGAAAACAACTTTGTTCTGAAATATTGACACCATGTATTGTTTATTAAGTTCATCGTAACGAAAGGAGAGGTGTGAATGGTAATAAGGTACCACAATGTAAATCTGCCTGCTTAAAAGTTTAAGAAGCTTATGAAGTTTTCTGCGagaagataaaaaaaagttttatgttAACAGAGAATCAGGCGAAGAGCAACATATACCATCATACCAGAAAGGATGCGTTACCAGCATGGCTTCAAATAAAGACACACCATAGAAAATGTTTAGGCTGGTAAGTATAAGGAAATGTGCATAAATGCGTACCTGCTTATTACACAGCTATCTGTCTTTttggataggtattgattgtgacgtcatgtgctTGCGAGAAAAATGTCacaattttcagagaaaacgacctaagttttgttcacacaataatgaatgacgtcataatggatacATAGTCGCAAGGGAGATTATGACGATGCAATACCCAAAGACGGGATGACAATTTACAGTCCAACTTACAATCCATTATACACCATGGATTTAGGAcatcttgaaattattttttctgaattaGGATTATTATTCAGCTTTGTTCAGACATTTATTCAATGTGTTTGGTTTGATTTAATTGGTctatcgtcctattaacagccagtgttatttaaggacgtgccagctAAAGGTATTGCTGCTCAAAATTCAAGTGGTATAATCTTGTATCAATAATTGTTCGGATTTTTTTCTCCATGTGCTGTCAAATTGGTATACTTTGTTGTATTCAAAGTTGGAAACATCGgaatatctctatttctcatCAATCTCATGTTGGCATCCCAAAATGACAATTCCTTCTTAAATCCTCATAGATATATTCTTCATCTATGTTAACATGACGTTATTTCGTTTTCGAGAATTTTGAGTTTTGTCGCCTCTTTTTATTTACTATTCATGATATTTATATGATCCTATGGACAATAAGTGTCTTTTTCAAATTAGTATCTTTGGAATGTATGACAAAAATATCTGGTCTGGTCACGCTTAAAGAAAATGATGATAAATGACAGCATACACATCAGATAATTgttcaatgtttatttttattctatattctttttttcaaattaatgttaaaacaaaacaactacAAACAGAAtctataaaaacataaatagaCATGTCATCTATTGTACACTAGTACAAACTATCGgatcaattattttttgcaaAAGAAATTCAGCAAATTATCACATATCGATGTTTTTGCAggtattaatgtatatatatatcgtatatcatacatacacaatttgaacaaatacatatcatacagatatatttatTGCTGCACTGACAAATTCAAAATTCTACCAAACAttctataataataaatatagattACCGGTGCAGATTTATATCACTTTGTTCTACCTATCACAGGCACAATGTTAACCCAGTCTATTTGTCCTTAATTACACTCAACATGCTGCTAAGTTATTCGAAGTCAAATATCTCTTTTGTTGGTGTCatcaaaatgtcaattttcattCAAGAGCCGTATTTGCAATGCGTTGTCTGCGTGAATGTctctatgttttgggaggccGCGGTATGCAGTATGTCTTTCAATGTAGCGCTTATGTGTTTGTATCATCCTTTGTCACTGGACATTTTTGTGCAAGAGTTCTAATTAATCATGGCCAGTTTATGGATGTACAATATTGTACATACTATGTTTTCCAAATGGGTAGTCTTTGCCTATAAAGTGGTGAGTCAGTTGTGTTATGCTcaacatgtatttgtaatagGAAACGTTTATGTCTTCATTTACTAGTCAGTCATTTTGCACCATTTGGAAGTCATCTAATTCACACTTGATAGTCATTTTGTACCATTTGGAAGTCATCTAATTCACAGCTGACATTCATTCTTACCCTTCGTCAGCATACGGTTAGCATACATGGCCCCAGTTTATTAACTGTCACTGTCGGTTCACTGTCTACTACTAGTCTAAA
This genomic window from Argopecten irradians isolate NY chromosome 11, Ai_NY, whole genome shotgun sequence contains:
- the LOC138335027 gene encoding serine-rich adhesin for platelets-like, with the translated sequence MFWTVLVFSLLCDMYYHAHCWTIEPTVFTVFRDGHTWNEAREICRHNNNTLLTIPDENYWTFWKFVLSPEGEAPHRDNSRYWFGLHAPDPSDMTSLRWADCTAPSWIEWRSNGRNYIPDHPCLAFDVYFKPFSTVLLKIWLAESCPVNNYFVCSEPLTATNGECITHGCDEYVRVVSGNNECENMCTVSSPDCRTNFTIISGLGICHVFSVTTIAQTVFNRVCFLTGNDIINPCTGNNGFGDTSDIVSTDPNPSGICLTQQQQTTSSFSAADTTITTEVATTADVPTTEARQTTSSPMCVCTCNNNNQPELTLEEKVEQIKRELTVNKKNTSLHKRKFISASDDRMSATGIGSFGVGMLVAVLLSICIMDLGTLKADLQNMLSNIRSCFCRDKDECHVRHVRHVDTSKSKVEMFISSSVPVVLSSTSSPVKNKSEREDIRGDLLSVPKDNGISKTYSSPSPSCSGSTSTVTSRSSSNRSDRASNISPKYNGSLSKTSSNTSHLSRNTSKSSARSSSGVVSVKESDMPSDGDIQLSRLSKSDRDALVQRITGTDIQTRHKSLRSTDKEPTWLGMV